The Colletotrichum destructivum chromosome 8, complete sequence genome includes the window cgtcggcggcggcacagcCGGCCTGGTCTTGGCCAACCGACTGACAGAGGATGCCGGCGTGACTGTTGCCGTCGTTGAAGCCGGCACACTGCCCGAGGACGTCTCGGGGAACTGGACCCAGGTTCCGGGCTACGCCGGCAAGTTCTTCTCGGGTGCGCCCGAGATGTCTTGGGGCTTCCAAACGACCCCGCAAGCTGTGAGTtccaacgtcgtcgtcctcaagCTCTGTGGCCAGAGTCTCATCGATGGATCCATGGATTATTAACCTGATGTCGGGCAGGGACTCAACAACAGTACGGCTCACTACTTGCGAACGAAAGCAGTAAGTCCAGCCGCATACCCATCTGTGAAAACACAACATTCCAAGCTACGATTGCTAGACAGCCTTGCTGCTTCGCGTTTCCTTCTCCAAAAGTCTAATCATCGTGTGCCTTGCAGCTGGGTGGATGTAGCAACGTCAACTACATGGCGTACTCGCATACGACCAAGGGTGCTCACGCGGCATGGGCGGCTGCGGTCAACGACGAGTCCTACTCGTACGAGAACATGCTGCCGTATTACCGAAAGACGATGAAGTTCTCGTCCCCGAAGGAGTCGTCTCGCCTGGCCAACGCCACGGTCCGATACAACGAGGCCAGCGTGGCCACCAGCGGCGCGGTGGACGTCACGTACCCGGCCTACAGCCAGCCCTGGAGCACCTGGGTCTCCAAGGGGCTCGCAGCCATCGGAGTCAATGAGACCGATACCTTCATCGACGGAACCCTCATCGGTCACACTTGGCAAATGGACACGCTCCGGGCAAACGACAGCCACCGTTCCTCTTCCGAGACGGCCTACCTGCGGCCCGTCTTGGACCGGCCCaacctcgccgtcttccatTACACCACGGTCGAGCGCGTCCTGTTCAGCAACAAGACGGCCACGGGCGTCGAGTTCTCCTCTGCCACTACCGACTCCAGCTGCATCGGCACCATCTCGGCGGCTAAGGAGGTCATcctctcggccggcgcctTCCAGTCGCCTCAGCTGCTGCAAGTTTCGGGCGTGGGACCCAAGGACCTGCTGTCCAAGTACGGTATCCCCGTTGTCGCCGACGTGCCCGCCGTCGGCAGGGGGATGAGAGACCACATGACCATCTTCGCCTCGTACCAGGTCAACGTCGTCACCTCATCGGCCTTGTCCGGCGCCGACTACCTGgccaccgccatcgacgacttcaacACCAATGGCGAGGGCCCGTTGGCAAGCTCGGGCGGTGACCTGGTTGGCGGAGAGAAGATCCCTGCCGACCTGCGAAAGGACTTTGCCGCTGAGACGGTAGAGTGTACGTTGCCAtgtccttctcccccctcaTGTTCTGATTCCACCGTCTTTCGTGTTTCTCTTTTACCCGAGCGCTGACTCTCAACACCCTCTTCATAGACCTATCCCCTTATCCCGCCGACTGGCCTGAGGTTCTTTACAACGTCTACCCCGGCGGCGTGACCGAGGCGGTGGCCAACGAGAACTTTGCCACGCTGCAGGCGACTCTGATG containing:
- a CDS encoding Putative glucose-methanol-choline oxidoreductase, FAD/NAD(P)-binding domain superfamily, translating into MHSLPSPAKLLTLGSSVLLSSASLVSAAANPRSACSKADSVLDFDYVIVGGGTAGLVLANRLTEDAGVTVAVVEAGTLPEDVSGNWTQVPGYAGKFFSGAPEMSWGFQTTPQAGLNNSTAHYLRTKALGGCSNVNYMAYSHTTKGAHAAWAAAVNDESYSYENMLPYYRKTMKFSSPKESSRLANATVRYNEASVATSGAVDVTYPAYSQPWSTWVSKGLAAIGVNETDTFIDGTLIGHTWQMDTLRANDSHRSSSETAYLRPVLDRPNLAVFHYTTVERVLFSNKTATGVEFSSATTDSSCIGTISAAKEVILSAGAFQSPQLLQVSGVGPKDLLSKYGIPVVADVPAVGRGMRDHMTIFASYQVNVVTSSALSGADYLATAIDDFNTNGEGPLASSGGDLVGGEKIPADLRKDFAAETVEYLSPYPADWPEVLYNVYPGGVTEAVANENFATLQATLMMPHSQGTVMIQSANISDAPAINPNWLTENSDMDVLVAGFKRVRQALESSAVAPVLVGGEVFPGPSVATDDDIRTYIRRSSSPIYHAFASNRMGNGTDPQAVVDSRGRVVGVSRLRVIDSSSFPFLPPTPAPQVQVYVLAEKLADDIKKTTY